The following proteins are co-located in the Billgrantia tianxiuensis genome:
- the katG gene encoding catalase/peroxidase HPI — MDQKVDSSAGKCPVMHGARTKKGDTGNSNQDWWPNQLNLNILHQHAPKSNPLGEAFDYAEAFKSLDLPAVKQDLKALMTDSQEWWPADYGHYGPLFIRMAWHSAGSYRVGDGRGGAGTGTQRFAPLNSWPDNGNLDKARRLLWPIKRKYGNKLSWADLYILAGNVALESMGFKTFGFAGGREDVYQPEEDIYWGAEDEWLATSDHAKSRYSGERELENPLAAVQMGLIYVNPEGPDGNPDPLASARDIRETFGRMAMNDYETVALTAGGHTFGKAHGAGDPVNVGPEPEAAPMEEMGFGWQSRYKSGKGRDTITSGLEGAWTPTPTKWDMSYFDVLFGYEWELTTSPAGAKQWVPKGLADKDHAPDAEDASKRVGIMMSTADMAMREDPEYRRISEHFHNNPDEFADAFARAWFKLTHRDMGPKARYLGPEVPAEELIWQDPVPAVDHELIDARDIASLKSKILGSGLSVAELVYTAWSSASTFRGSDMRGGANGARIRLAPQKDWEANQPEQLAKVLKTLESIQSDFNALQAGSKRVSLADLIVLGGAAAIEKAARDAGHAIEVPFSPGRTDASAEQTDIESFEWLRPEADGFRNYRRARFTVSDEEMLIDKAQLLGLSAPEMTVLVGGLRVLEANYGNSRHGVFTDRPGTLTNDFFVNLVDMGTQWRPASAEADVFEGRDRKSGEVKWTGTRVDLVFGSNSQLRAISEIYAQDDAKEKFVQDFVAAWNKVMNADRFDLA; from the coding sequence ATGGATCAGAAAGTCGACAGCAGCGCAGGCAAGTGTCCCGTCATGCACGGGGCGCGCACCAAGAAGGGCGATACCGGCAACTCCAATCAGGACTGGTGGCCCAACCAGCTCAATCTGAACATTCTTCACCAGCATGCGCCGAAGTCCAACCCGCTGGGCGAGGCGTTCGACTACGCCGAGGCGTTCAAGTCCCTCGATCTTCCCGCCGTTAAGCAAGACCTCAAAGCGCTGATGACCGACTCCCAAGAGTGGTGGCCGGCCGACTACGGCCACTACGGTCCGCTGTTCATCCGCATGGCCTGGCACAGTGCCGGCAGCTACCGCGTGGGCGATGGCCGTGGCGGCGCCGGTACCGGCACCCAGCGCTTCGCGCCGCTCAACAGCTGGCCGGACAACGGTAACCTGGACAAGGCGCGGCGTTTGCTGTGGCCGATCAAGCGCAAGTACGGCAACAAGCTCTCCTGGGCCGACCTGTACATCCTGGCGGGCAACGTCGCGCTGGAATCCATGGGCTTCAAGACCTTCGGCTTCGCCGGTGGGCGCGAGGACGTCTACCAGCCGGAAGAGGACATCTACTGGGGCGCCGAGGACGAGTGGCTGGCCACCAGCGACCACGCCAAGAGCCGCTATTCCGGCGAACGCGAGCTGGAGAACCCGCTGGCCGCGGTGCAGATGGGCCTCATCTACGTCAACCCGGAAGGGCCGGACGGCAACCCGGATCCGCTGGCATCGGCCAGGGACATTCGCGAAACCTTCGGCCGCATGGCAATGAACGACTACGAGACGGTGGCCCTGACCGCCGGCGGCCACACTTTCGGTAAGGCTCACGGTGCGGGCGATCCGGTCAACGTGGGCCCCGAGCCGGAGGCTGCGCCCATGGAGGAGATGGGCTTCGGCTGGCAGAGCCGCTACAAGAGCGGCAAGGGCCGCGACACCATCACCAGCGGCCTGGAAGGCGCCTGGACCCCAACGCCGACGAAGTGGGACATGAGCTACTTCGACGTGCTGTTCGGCTATGAATGGGAGCTGACCACCAGCCCGGCGGGCGCCAAGCAGTGGGTGCCGAAGGGGCTTGCCGACAAGGACCACGCGCCGGATGCCGAAGATGCCTCGAAGCGTGTAGGTATCATGATGTCCACTGCCGACATGGCCATGCGCGAGGACCCGGAGTACCGCAGGATCTCCGAGCACTTCCACAACAATCCGGACGAATTCGCCGACGCCTTCGCCCGTGCCTGGTTCAAGCTGACCCACCGCGACATGGGCCCGAAGGCGCGCTACCTCGGCCCGGAAGTGCCGGCCGAAGAGCTGATCTGGCAGGACCCGGTGCCGGCCGTGGACCATGAGCTGATCGATGCCCGGGACATCGCCAGCCTCAAGAGCAAGATCCTCGGCTCGGGCCTGAGCGTCGCCGAGCTGGTCTACACCGCCTGGTCGTCGGCATCCACCTTCCGTGGCTCCGACATGCGCGGCGGGGCCAACGGCGCGCGTATTCGCCTGGCGCCGCAGAAGGATTGGGAAGCCAACCAGCCCGAGCAGTTGGCCAAGGTGCTGAAGACCCTGGAGAGCATTCAGAGCGACTTCAATGCGCTCCAGGCCGGCAGCAAGCGAGTGTCGCTGGCCGACCTGATCGTGCTGGGCGGTGCCGCTGCCATCGAGAAGGCGGCCAGGGACGCCGGTCACGCCATCGAGGTGCCGTTCTCGCCGGGCCGTACCGACGCCAGCGCCGAGCAGACCGACATCGAGTCGTTCGAGTGGCTGCGCCCCGAGGCCGACGGTTTCCGCAACTACCGCCGCGCTCGCTTCACCGTCTCCGACGAGGAGATGCTGATCGACAAGGCGCAGCTGTTGGGGCTCAGCGCGCCGGAAATGACCGTGCTGGTGGGCGGGCTGCGTGTGCTCGAGGCCAACTACGGCAACTCGCGGCACGGTGTGTTCACCGACCGCCCCGGGACGCTGACCAACGACTTCTTCGTCAACCTGGTCGATATGGGCACCCAATGGCGGCCGGCCTCGGCGGAGGCCGACGTGTTCGAGGGCCGCGACCGCAAGAGTGGGGAAGTGAAGTGGACCGGCACCCGTGTCGATCTGGTGTTCGGCTCCAATTCGCAGCTGCGCGCCATCAGCGAGATCTACGCCCAGGACGACGCCAAGGAGAAGTTCGTTCAGGACTTCGTCGCCGCCTGGAACAAGGTGATGAACGCGGACCGATTCGACCTGGCGTAA
- the argE gene encoding acetylornithine deacetylase, with translation MTAAEMLERLVGFATVSRDSNLDLIAYVEGYLDEHGIEHWRVESDDGKKANLLARIGPEVGGGVVLSGHTDVVPVDGQPWSTDPFTLVDKGDGKLYGRGTCDMKGFIACALAELPEWLKRGLDKPIYLALSYDEEVGCIGAPRMIERLMADHPRPAAVIVGEPTLMQPVVAHKGATNLRTTVTGRASHSSQIDQGVSAIHVAARLVTRIEDVMSELRAEGRVDEAFNVAHSSLHVGKIAGGTAINIMARECTFEWEIRHLPGDRVEELLGRVNDYAAELEAEMQRRAPETSIVTEALNLTVPALADDNNAQVLDLCRELLGEQPSGAVAYATEAGQFQRVGLPTVICGPGSIRQAHQPDEYIELEQLAAGTRFMQALGRRLAGG, from the coding sequence ATGACTGCCGCCGAGATGCTCGAACGCCTGGTAGGCTTTGCCACCGTGTCGCGCGATTCCAACCTCGACCTGATCGCCTACGTCGAGGGCTACCTCGACGAGCACGGGATCGAGCATTGGCGTGTGGAGAGCGACGACGGCAAGAAGGCCAACCTGCTGGCGCGCATCGGGCCGGAGGTGGGTGGCGGCGTGGTGCTCTCGGGGCATACCGACGTGGTGCCGGTCGACGGTCAACCCTGGTCCACCGACCCGTTCACCCTGGTCGACAAGGGCGACGGCAAGCTCTACGGACGCGGCACCTGCGACATGAAGGGCTTCATCGCCTGCGCCCTGGCCGAACTGCCCGAGTGGCTGAAGCGCGGCCTGGACAAGCCGATCTACCTGGCGCTCTCCTACGACGAGGAAGTCGGCTGCATCGGCGCGCCGCGCATGATCGAGCGGCTGATGGCCGACCATCCCCGCCCCGCGGCGGTGATCGTCGGCGAGCCGACCCTGATGCAGCCAGTGGTGGCCCACAAGGGTGCCACCAACCTACGCACCACCGTGACCGGCCGCGCCTCGCACTCCAGCCAGATCGACCAGGGCGTGTCGGCGATCCACGTCGCCGCACGGCTGGTGACCAGGATCGAGGACGTGATGAGCGAGCTGCGCGCCGAGGGGCGTGTCGACGAGGCCTTCAACGTCGCCCATTCCAGCCTGCACGTGGGCAAGATCGCCGGCGGTACCGCGATCAACATCATGGCCCGCGAGTGCACCTTCGAATGGGAGATCCGCCACCTGCCCGGCGACCGCGTCGAGGAACTGCTCGGCAGGGTGAACGACTACGCCGCTGAGCTCGAGGCCGAGATGCAGCGCCGCGCCCCCGAGACGAGCATCGTCACCGAGGCGCTCAACCTCACGGTACCGGCGCTGGCCGACGACAACAATGCCCAAGTGCTCGACCTGTGCCGTGAGCTGCTCGGCGAACAGCCCAGCGGCGCGGTGGCCTACGCCACCGAGGCCGGGCAGTTCCAGCGCGTGGGGCTGCCCACCGTGATCTGCGGCCCCGGCAGCATTCGCCAGGCCCACCAGCCCGACGAATACATCGAGCTCGAGCAGCTCGCCGCCGGGACCCGCTTCATGCAGGCGCTGGGGCGGCGGCTGGCGGGTGGCTAG
- a CDS encoding TetR/AcrR family transcriptional regulator, with protein MGRDKEQTRQRLIEAVGMALSEEGFQGLGVNAVARIAGVDKVLIYRYFGGLPELMEAYGRSQAFWPSREEVLGQEEEAIRALPKEERIEAVLLGLLDALRQRPQTIEVLAWEAVQQSPLTAMLAERREAWSREILEDLFADAGTEDRPLLAMASLLVAGFQYLLIRARRGTVYGGIALDTEAGWAEVGDAIRRACRTG; from the coding sequence ATGGGGCGGGACAAAGAGCAGACCAGACAGCGGCTGATCGAGGCGGTCGGCATGGCGCTTTCCGAGGAGGGCTTCCAGGGGCTTGGAGTCAATGCCGTGGCGCGGATAGCGGGTGTCGACAAGGTATTGATTTATCGTTATTTCGGCGGCCTGCCCGAGTTGATGGAAGCATACGGCAGGAGCCAGGCGTTCTGGCCCAGTCGCGAGGAGGTGTTGGGCCAGGAGGAAGAAGCCATCCGGGCGCTACCGAAGGAGGAGCGCATCGAGGCGGTGCTTCTGGGACTGCTCGATGCACTTCGGCAGAGACCGCAAACCATAGAGGTGCTGGCCTGGGAAGCCGTCCAGCAAAGCCCACTGACCGCCATGCTGGCCGAACGGCGGGAAGCGTGGAGCCGCGAAATTCTGGAGGATCTCTTCGCCGATGCTGGTACAGAGGACCGGCCGCTGCTGGCAATGGCAAGCCTGTTGGTGGCCGGCTTCCAGTATCTCCTGATCCGGGCACGACGTGGAACGGTGTATGGCGGCATTGCGTTGGACACTGAAGCGGGATGGGCCGAGGTAGGCGATGCCATTCGCAGAGCATGCCGCACCGGCTGA
- a CDS encoding YciI family protein: MKYLCLAYEEERIFSEMTEAQWHELLQETLDYVADLQKRGKLVLTNALQSATKAHTLRIRDDELIMTDGPFAETKEQLGGFFLIEVASEDEALEIAAGWPSARLGTIEVRPVEEELRPECRY; encoded by the coding sequence ATGAAGTACCTCTGTCTCGCCTATGAGGAAGAGCGAATATTCAGCGAAATGACGGAAGCCCAGTGGCATGAGCTACTACAGGAAACCCTGGATTACGTGGCCGACCTGCAGAAACGAGGCAAGCTGGTCCTGACCAACGCCTTGCAGAGCGCCACCAAGGCTCACACCCTGAGAATTCGTGATGACGAACTCATCATGACCGATGGGCCCTTTGCCGAGACCAAGGAACAGCTAGGCGGCTTCTTCCTGATCGAGGTCGCGTCAGAAGACGAAGCATTGGAGATTGCTGCCGGCTGGCCGTCAGCGCGACTTGGCACCATCGAGGTGAGGCCGGTCGAGGAGGAATTGAGACCCGAATGCCGCTACTGA
- a CDS encoding IlvD/Edd family dehydratase — MTQRKITPDQLRSRWWFDNPEHPGTTALCIERYMNYGITLEELASGKPIIGICQSGSDLTPCNRHHIELVKRVKDGIRAAGGVPFEFPLHPIHENARRPTAALDRNLAYLGLVEVLHGYPLDGVVLTTGCDKTTPASLMAAATVNIPAIVLSGGPMLNGWRGPDRVGSGTIIWELRKRLAAGDIDYAEFLARATDSAPSVGHCNTMGTASTMNSMAEALGMSLPGSAMIPAPYKERAMVAYDTGARIVDMVWEDLRPSDILTREAFENAIVVCSALGGSSNAPIHINAIARHSGIELTNDDWQALGHAIPLLANVMPAGAYLSEEFHRAGGVPAVVSELLGAGKLHGEALTVNGRTLADNCAGHETQDPEVIRRYDNPLVEQAGFLNLKGNLFDSALMKTSVISADFRARFLSNPDDPNAFEGKVVVFDGSEDYHARIDDPALDIDEHTILVMRGAGPVGHPGGAEVVNMQPPEALIKRGIESLPCLGDGRQSGTSGSPSILNAAPEAATGGGLALLEDGDRLRVDLNRGEVRLLVEDAEIEARRERLQRQGGYRYPGHQTPWQEIQRTLVEPLDRGMTLAGATEYRDVARQSPPRDNH, encoded by the coding sequence ATGACCCAACGCAAGATCACGCCCGACCAGTTGCGCTCGCGCTGGTGGTTCGACAACCCCGAGCACCCGGGCACTACGGCGCTGTGCATTGAGCGCTACATGAACTACGGCATCACCCTGGAGGAGCTCGCCAGTGGCAAGCCGATCATCGGCATCTGCCAGTCGGGCTCCGACCTGACGCCGTGCAATCGGCACCACATCGAGCTGGTGAAGAGGGTCAAGGACGGCATTCGTGCCGCCGGTGGGGTACCGTTCGAGTTCCCGCTGCACCCGATCCACGAGAACGCGCGGCGGCCCACCGCCGCGCTCGACCGCAACCTGGCCTACCTGGGCCTGGTCGAGGTGCTGCACGGCTATCCGCTCGATGGCGTGGTGCTCACCACCGGCTGCGACAAGACGACCCCGGCGAGCCTGATGGCCGCGGCCACGGTCAACATTCCCGCCATCGTGCTCTCCGGCGGACCGATGCTCAACGGCTGGCGCGGGCCGGATCGGGTCGGCTCTGGCACCATCATCTGGGAGCTGCGCAAGCGGCTGGCGGCCGGCGACATCGACTATGCCGAGTTCCTCGCCCGGGCCACCGATTCGGCCCCCTCGGTGGGCCACTGCAACACCATGGGCACCGCCTCGACCATGAACTCCATGGCCGAGGCGCTGGGCATGAGCCTGCCCGGCTCGGCGATGATCCCCGCGCCCTACAAGGAGCGCGCCATGGTGGCCTACGACACCGGTGCGCGCATCGTCGACATGGTGTGGGAGGACCTGCGCCCCAGCGACATTCTCACCCGCGAGGCGTTCGAGAACGCCATCGTGGTGTGCTCGGCGCTGGGCGGCTCATCCAACGCGCCGATCCATATCAACGCCATCGCCCGACACTCGGGCATCGAGCTGACCAACGACGACTGGCAGGCGCTGGGCCATGCCATCCCGCTGCTGGCCAACGTGATGCCTGCCGGGGCCTATCTCTCCGAGGAGTTCCATCGCGCCGGCGGCGTGCCGGCGGTAGTCAGCGAACTGCTCGGTGCCGGCAAGCTCCACGGTGAAGCACTCACCGTCAACGGCCGAACGCTGGCCGACAACTGCGCCGGGCACGAGACCCAGGACCCAGAGGTCATCCGCCGCTACGACAACCCGCTGGTCGAGCAGGCCGGCTTCCTCAATCTCAAGGGCAACCTGTTCGACTCGGCGCTGATGAAGACCAGCGTGATCTCCGCCGACTTTCGCGCGCGATTCCTCTCCAACCCCGACGACCCCAACGCCTTCGAGGGCAAGGTGGTGGTGTTCGACGGTTCGGAGGACTACCACGCGCGCATCGACGACCCGGCCCTCGACATCGACGAGCACACCATCCTGGTGATGCGCGGGGCGGGTCCGGTGGGCCATCCCGGTGGCGCCGAGGTGGTCAACATGCAGCCCCCCGAGGCGCTGATCAAGCGCGGCATCGAATCGCTGCCGTGCCTGGGCGACGGTCGCCAGTCGGGCACCTCCGGCTCGCCCTCGATCCTGAATGCCGCGCCCGAGGCGGCCACTGGCGGCGGCCTGGCGCTGCTCGAGGACGGCGACCGCCTGCGCGTCGACCTAAACCGCGGCGAGGTGCGCCTGCTGGTCGAGGACGCCGAGATCGAGGCGCGCCGCGAACGTCTGCAGCGCCAGGGGGGCTATCGCTATCCCGGTCACCAGACACCGTGGCAGGAGATCCAGCGCACCTTGGTGGAGCCGCTTGACCGCGGCATGACGCTGGCGGGGGCCACTGAGTATCGTGACGTGGCACGCCAGAGCCCACCGCGGGACAACCATTGA
- a CDS encoding SMP-30/gluconolactonase/LRE family protein, translated as MQDGVIEVAVALDMSLGESPVWSVERQTLYWADINNGHLYAWRPQEGGAPTRTELGEKVGCVALDEAGLVAATASGILRLPAGGKPERLADNPEWQNARQAAGQGNRFNDGRCDAAGRLWVGTIDADETSPSAALYCLDKGELTPRLTGIGISNGLAFSPDRRWLYHTDSLSRRILRYPFDLDSGTLGEGQTWVDLERLGLPGVPDGAAVDSEGCYWSALYDGGRIVRFSPEGELVAEHPVPCPHPTMVAFGGPDLRTLYITTATQHLDAEGKARWPLAGSLLQMRTGVKGLAEPGFGG; from the coding sequence ATGCAGGACGGTGTGATCGAAGTGGCGGTGGCGCTCGACATGAGCCTGGGCGAGAGCCCGGTGTGGTCGGTGGAGCGCCAAACCCTCTACTGGGCCGATATCAACAACGGCCATCTCTATGCCTGGCGTCCGCAGGAGGGTGGGGCGCCGACGCGCACCGAGCTGGGCGAGAAGGTGGGCTGCGTGGCGCTCGACGAGGCGGGGCTGGTGGCCGCTACCGCCTCGGGCATCCTGCGCCTGCCTGCGGGCGGCAAACCCGAGCGGCTGGCCGACAATCCAGAGTGGCAAAATGCGCGACAGGCGGCGGGGCAGGGCAACCGCTTCAACGACGGCCGCTGCGACGCCGCCGGGCGCCTGTGGGTGGGCACCATCGATGCCGATGAAACGAGCCCCAGCGCGGCACTCTACTGTCTCGACAAGGGTGAGCTGACGCCGCGGCTGACGGGCATCGGTATTTCCAACGGCCTGGCCTTCAGCCCCGACCGGCGCTGGCTCTACCATACCGACTCGCTGAGCCGGCGCATCCTGCGCTACCCCTTCGACCTCGACAGCGGCACCCTGGGGGAGGGGCAGACCTGGGTCGACCTGGAAAGGCTGGGCCTGCCCGGCGTGCCCGACGGCGCAGCGGTGGACAGCGAGGGTTGCTACTGGAGCGCGCTCTACGACGGCGGGCGCATCGTGCGCTTCTCGCCCGAAGGTGAACTGGTGGCGGAGCACCCGGTGCCGTGCCCGCACCCGACCATGGTGGCCTTCGGCGGGCCCGATCTGCGCACGCTTTACATCACTACCGCGACCCAGCACCTCGACGCCGAGGGCAAGGCGCGCTGGCCGCTGGCCGGCAGCCTGCTGCAGATGCGGACTGGCGTGAAAGGGCTTGCCGAGCCCGGCTTCGGTGGCTAG
- a CDS encoding Gfo/Idh/MocA family protein — MVAAGELGELRVVQVEYPQDWLSTRLEESGVKQAEWRTDPQRSGPAGCLGDIGTHAYHLARFVTGLELESLAADLHTFVKGRVLDDNVHMMLRFKGGARGMLWSSQVSPGNENGLRLRVYGSRGGLEWSQEEPNRLLHFPLGEPSRILTRNGPGLGEAALAAARIPPGHPEGYLEAFAQLYGDFAEQIRARQAGRSADALALGTPGVGDGVDGLQFITRALESSQSGGAWVTF; from the coding sequence ATGGTCGCTGCCGGTGAGCTGGGCGAACTCAGGGTGGTGCAGGTCGAATATCCCCAGGATTGGCTCTCCACCCGCCTGGAGGAGAGCGGCGTGAAGCAGGCCGAGTGGCGCACCGATCCGCAGCGCAGCGGACCTGCCGGCTGCCTGGGCGACATCGGCACCCATGCCTATCACCTGGCGCGCTTCGTCACTGGGCTCGAGCTGGAATCGCTGGCGGCGGACTTGCACACCTTCGTCAAGGGACGCGTCCTGGACGACAACGTGCACATGATGCTGCGCTTCAAGGGCGGTGCGCGGGGCATGCTGTGGTCGAGCCAAGTATCGCCGGGCAACGAGAACGGCCTGCGGCTGCGGGTCTACGGTAGCCGTGGCGGCCTCGAGTGGAGTCAGGAGGAGCCCAATCGACTGCTGCATTTCCCCCTGGGCGAGCCTTCGCGCATCCTGACGCGCAACGGCCCTGGCCTGGGTGAGGCAGCGCTGGCCGCGGCGCGCATACCGCCGGGGCATCCGGAGGGGTACCTCGAGGCCTTCGCCCAGCTGTATGGTGATTTTGCCGAGCAGATCCGGGCCCGCCAGGCCGGCCGTTCGGCAGACGCCTTGGCCCTGGGCACGCCGGGAGTAGGCGATGGTGTCGATGGCTTGCAGTTCATTACCCGGGCGCTGGAGTCTTCGCAGTCGGGCGGTGCCTGGGTGACTTTCTGA
- a CDS encoding Acg family FMN-binding oxidoreductase, translating into MIDDEQKTISGRGGAITLVLAGGSVWRSTEQGVFQRARGDAYTPWHDWRESDGTPLALVKAGILAANPHNTQPWAFRVTEDRIALYADRSRHLGSFDPYRREMYLGLGCVLENMMQAAGPNGYSVSLTVVPGELKLVQPSDGMALVAELKLDPAQVAPSTLHEAIERRHTQRGPYRNVQLEAAQRSGLLAQVEDERIGVRLFEEREERERFGALVVRATRAIIEDDVMVADSERWFRHSRRDIDEYRDGPTLDAAGLSPAMTALAKMLPRPDAETNHRYWLNATEKVQVPTAPALGLILVDDLYDIEQTLAAGRTWQRMHLWATTQGLAMQPLNQPVERVDREAELGGDPAARRDLEALLPGEHRRPTFAFRVGIAKTDGWPSPRRSVADTLLSDGSILSGERMA; encoded by the coding sequence GTGATTGATGATGAACAGAAGACAATTTCTGGGCGGGGCGGGGCCATTACCCTGGTGCTGGCTGGCGGCAGTGTCTGGCGCTCGACCGAACAGGGGGTATTTCAACGGGCGAGAGGAGATGCCTACACACCATGGCATGATTGGCGAGAATCCGATGGGACGCCTCTGGCGCTGGTCAAGGCCGGCATACTGGCAGCTAACCCCCATAACACCCAGCCTTGGGCGTTTCGCGTGACTGAGGATCGCATCGCCCTATATGCGGATCGAAGCCGACACCTGGGCAGCTTCGATCCCTACCGCCGCGAAATGTACCTGGGGCTGGGCTGTGTGCTGGAAAACATGATGCAAGCCGCAGGGCCAAACGGCTACTCGGTATCGCTTACCGTGGTCCCCGGTGAGCTGAAGCTGGTGCAGCCAAGCGACGGCATGGCGCTGGTGGCCGAGTTGAAGCTCGATCCGGCGCAGGTCGCGCCGAGCACTCTCCATGAGGCCATTGAGAGACGACACACACAGCGCGGGCCATACCGCAACGTGCAACTCGAAGCGGCACAGCGCAGCGGGTTACTGGCACAAGTGGAAGACGAGCGGATTGGCGTCCGGCTGTTCGAGGAACGAGAGGAGCGTGAGCGTTTCGGGGCTTTAGTGGTACGGGCCACTCGCGCCATCATCGAGGATGATGTCATGGTGGCCGACAGCGAGCGCTGGTTTCGTCACTCCCGGCGAGATATCGACGAATATCGCGATGGGCCGACGTTGGATGCCGCCGGGCTCTCCCCGGCCATGACGGCGCTGGCCAAGATGCTGCCGCGTCCCGATGCGGAGACGAACCATCGCTATTGGCTCAATGCGACTGAAAAGGTGCAGGTTCCCACGGCACCGGCCTTGGGCCTGATCCTCGTCGATGATCTTTACGACATCGAGCAGACACTGGCAGCGGGGCGTACCTGGCAGCGCATGCATCTTTGGGCCACGACGCAGGGGTTGGCCATGCAACCGCTCAACCAGCCGGTCGAGCGAGTCGATCGCGAGGCCGAGTTGGGCGGGGATCCTGCGGCCCGCAGGGATCTGGAAGCGCTGCTTCCGGGTGAGCACCGCCGTCCAACCTTTGCGTTCCGTGTTGGTATTGCAAAAACCGACGGCTGGCCAAGCCCGCGACGCAGCGTGGCCGATACTCTGCTATCGGACGGCAGCATATTGAGTGGAGAGAGAATGGCATGA